A part of Desulfotomaculum nigrificans DSM 574 genomic DNA contains:
- a CDS encoding DeoR family transcriptional regulator — translation MPKNEKRYCWKPLDIYGKVTVKDLSHWFGVSTETVRRDIEDLEKQSKLKKVYGGAIKISFNGMEPPYLQREPAYIKEKRAISKLVF, via the coding sequence TTGCCGAAGAACGAAAAAAGATATTGCTGGAAACCCCTGGATATATATGGTAAAGTGACAGTCAAAGACCTGTCTCATTGGTTTGGTGTATCCACCGAGACGGTTCGCCGGGATATTGAAGATTTAGAGAAGCAGAGCAAGCTGAAAAAGGTCTATGGCGGTGCAATAAAAATCTCCTTTAACGGTATGGAACCCCCTTACCTGCAAAGGGAACCCGCTTATATAAAAGAAAAAAGAGCCATTAGTAAACTGGTATTTTAA
- a CDS encoding ABC transporter ATP-binding protein has product MSFVQVTNLHKKYHQNTIFENLHFTLEKGEFVTLLGPSGCGKSTLLRCIAGLTEIDGGQVLVEGKDISHLPPQERNISMVFQSYGLFPNMTARENIAFGLKMKKCPKEEIEERVRYVVSLVELEGKEKHYPHQLSGGQQQRVALARALVMEPKMLLLDEPLSALDARIRKNLRLQIRKIQRELNITTIFVTHDQEEALIISDRIFLMEKGHFAQIGTPEEIYTSPKNEFAARFMGNYNVLKKEEIKELIQKEEHISGQLFAIRPEAISLSRSNTLWEHQEGFHLQGKIVDTLVLGNVIRYHVETGCHRLTVDLLNREKESWFNNGEKVSLFVPTNELKKLA; this is encoded by the coding sequence ATGAGTTTTGTTCAGGTAACCAACCTTCATAAGAAATACCACCAAAACACCATCTTCGAAAATCTTCATTTTACCCTGGAGAAAGGAGAGTTTGTAACCCTGCTTGGGCCTTCGGGATGCGGCAAAAGCACCCTGTTGCGCTGTATTGCCGGTCTAACCGAAATAGATGGGGGTCAAGTCCTGGTGGAGGGCAAGGACATAAGTCATTTACCCCCTCAGGAACGGAATATCAGCATGGTTTTTCAGTCCTACGGATTGTTTCCGAATATGACCGCTAGGGAAAATATCGCCTTTGGCCTGAAAATGAAGAAATGTCCTAAGGAAGAAATTGAGGAAAGGGTTCGCTATGTCGTTAGCCTGGTGGAACTTGAGGGAAAGGAAAAGCATTACCCTCACCAGTTGTCCGGCGGACAACAGCAACGGGTAGCTCTGGCCCGGGCCCTGGTGATGGAACCTAAGATGCTCCTGCTGGATGAACCTTTGAGTGCCCTTGATGCCAGAATCCGTAAGAACCTGCGCTTACAGATCAGAAAAATTCAGCGGGAACTTAATATTACTACCATCTTTGTAACTCACGACCAGGAGGAAGCATTAATCATCTCTGACAGGATTTTCTTGATGGAAAAGGGACATTTTGCCCAAATAGGTACTCCGGAAGAAATCTATACATCCCCCAAGAACGAGTTTGCCGCCAGGTTTATGGGTAATTATAATGTTTTGAAAAAAGAGGAAATTAAAGAACTGATCCAGAAAGAGGAACACATTTCCGGGCAACTCTTTGCCATTCGCCCGGAAGCAATATCCCTTTCCAGATCCAACACCCTGTGGGAACACCAGGAGGGTTTCCATTTACAAGGGAAGATTGTGGATACCCTGGTACTGGGCAACGTCATCCGTTACCACGTGGAGACCGGATGCCACAGGCTTACCGTGGACCTTCTTAACCGGGAAAAGGAAAGTTGGTTTAACAATGGCGAAAAGGTCTCATTGTTTGTGCCAACCAACGAGTTGAAAAAACTAGCATAA
- a CDS encoding ABC transporter permease, whose amino-acid sequence MNKTNRKHIFVILSILTYLFSPLLATLLYSMATQWQVTILPEGFSLHWYSNLFTDSRFLAALGRSFLVTGLSTLVSIVVMVPTVFIATVYFPKLDKLLNLLIMIPFAIQGVVLAVGLMKLYSGGLLPISGTIWILVGAYFVTALPFIYQGVKNSLKTIEVTTLLEVAQMLHATNVQAFFYVILPNMMKGIIVALLLSFSFLFGEFVLANILAGGNYETVQVYLYNMRAQSGHFTSAIVITYFSFILIFSGLMLKVNRLFNK is encoded by the coding sequence ATGAATAAAACCAATAGGAAACATATTTTTGTCATTTTAAGTATTCTAACCTATTTATTTAGTCCTTTACTGGCAACGCTGCTGTATTCCATGGCTACCCAATGGCAAGTGACGATTCTCCCGGAGGGTTTTTCTCTCCACTGGTACAGCAACCTGTTCACGGACAGCCGGTTTCTGGCTGCCCTTGGGAGGTCTTTTCTAGTCACAGGACTGTCTACGCTGGTCAGCATTGTGGTTATGGTGCCTACGGTCTTTATTGCCACAGTATACTTTCCCAAGTTGGATAAGCTGCTGAATCTACTGATTATGATTCCTTTTGCCATTCAAGGAGTTGTTCTGGCCGTCGGTTTAATGAAGCTTTATTCCGGCGGTCTGCTGCCCATTTCCGGCACCATCTGGATTCTGGTGGGAGCCTACTTTGTAACAGCCCTGCCCTTTATTTACCAGGGAGTTAAAAACAGCCTGAAAACCATTGAGGTAACCACTTTGCTGGAAGTGGCCCAAATGCTGCACGCCACAAATGTCCAGGCTTTTTTCTATGTCATTCTGCCCAATATGATGAAAGGGATAATTGTAGCACTATTACTCTCTTTTTCCTTTCTCTTTGGAGAATTTGTACTGGCCAACATCCTGGCCGGCGGAAACTACGAAACCGTTCAGGTGTATCTGTACAATATGAGAGCACAAAGCGGCCATTTCACCAGTGCCATCGTCATCACGTATTTTTCCTTTATTCTTATCTTCTCCGGCCTGATGCTTAAGGTGAATAGATTGTTCAATAAGTAA